A genomic region of Thermodesulfovibrio aggregans contains the following coding sequences:
- a CDS encoding transposase translates to MKEKPLTNLRLPDLWKEFNSNFNESFWEEFEQKMKLMKKKFIELALQEEITALTGAQKYERTPERVYRRNGYWKRYIILKDGKLQINMPRLRETGFQSKIIPRYI, encoded by the coding sequence ATGAAAGAAAAACCTTTAACTAATTTAAGATTACCAGATTTATGGAAAGAATTCAACAGTAATTTTAATGAATCTTTCTGGGAAGAATTTGAACAAAAAATGAAGTTAATGAAGAAAAAGTTTATTGAATTAGCATTACAAGAGGAGATAACAGCACTTACAGGGGCTCAAAAATATGAAAGAACCCCAGAGAGAGTTTACCGTAGGAATGGATACTGGAAGAGATACATAATCCTGAAAGATGGAAAACTTCAGATTAACATGCCCAGACTAAGAGAGACAGGTTTTCAAAGTAAGATAATTCCCAGATACATAA
- a CDS encoding transposase, giving the protein YLRKKDEKECLFEAKKIYSAENLKEAKRNFQLWESKWGRLYPKAAECIRKNWEQLTAFYKTPKALWKKLRTTNIIERAFREVRRRTRTMSCFNNVESIERIVFAVISHLNEKWRNTPIYEFTQSY; this is encoded by the coding sequence TATCTTAGAAAGAAAGATGAAAAGGAATGTCTTTTTGAAGCTAAGAAGATATATAGTGCAGAGAATTTAAAAGAGGCAAAGAGAAATTTTCAGTTATGGGAGAGCAAGTGGGGCAGACTTTATCCTAAAGCAGCAGAGTGTATAAGGAAGAACTGGGAGCAATTGACAGCTTTTTACAAGACACCTAAGGCATTATGGAAGAAGTTAAGGACAACAAACATAATAGAGAGGGCATTTAGGGAAGTAAGGCGAAGAACGAGAACTATGAGTTGTTTTAATAATGTTGAAAGTATTGAAAGAATAGTTTTTGCAGTGATAAGCCATTTAAACGAAAAATGGAGGAATACACCTATTTATGAATTTACACAAAGTTATTGA
- a CDS encoding phosphomannomutase/phosphoglucomutase, whose amino-acid sequence MTLPDVVYLIGKAFVSLTSKVLGRMPEKFSIGMDARESSEPLKKSLIRGITECGIDIIDIGLCPTPLQYFSLYRLPLDGGIMITGSHNPPEFNGMKLSIGKETIYGEKIEELKRIIDKKDFVNIGTEGKVEYYNIIDDYVNYMTAQFPSFEGIKVVVDSGNGTAGLVAPVILKKLGAQVIELYSEPDCRFPNHHPDPVVIENIQDLITTVVVEKAHLGIGFDGDGDRIGVVDENGDIVWGDRLMIIFARDILQKLPGAKIIGEVKCSNVMYEEIEKAGGNPIMWKTGHSLIKKKMRDEGAVLAGEMSGHIFFSDKYFGYDDAIYASLRLIEIIKKSGEPYGVRKLLKGVKTMQNTPEIRVDCPDEKKFMVVEKIKDSFAKFECNFTDGVRVNFPKGWALIRASNTQPALVLRFEAETEDDLENIKTIVHQKLFEVFQFFKIL is encoded by the coding sequence TTGACATTACCGGATGTAGTTTATTTAATTGGGAAAGCTTTTGTTTCTTTAACATCTAAAGTGCTTGGGAGAATGCCTGAGAAGTTTTCTATTGGAATGGATGCGAGAGAGTCATCAGAGCCTCTTAAAAAATCATTAATCAGAGGGATTACAGAATGTGGCATAGATATTATTGATATAGGATTATGTCCAACTCCACTACAGTATTTTTCACTTTATAGACTTCCCCTTGATGGTGGAATTATGATAACAGGCAGTCACAACCCTCCTGAGTTTAATGGAATGAAACTGAGTATAGGTAAGGAAACGATCTATGGAGAAAAAATTGAAGAACTGAAAAGAATTATTGATAAAAAGGATTTTGTCAATATTGGTACAGAAGGAAAAGTTGAATATTACAATATTATTGATGACTATGTTAACTATATGACAGCTCAGTTTCCTTCCTTTGAAGGGATAAAAGTAGTTGTTGACTCAGGAAATGGCACAGCAGGATTAGTTGCACCGGTTATTTTAAAAAAGCTTGGTGCTCAGGTTATAGAACTTTACAGTGAGCCCGATTGCAGATTTCCCAATCATCATCCCGATCCTGTGGTTATTGAAAATATTCAGGATTTGATAACAACTGTTGTAGTTGAAAAGGCACATCTTGGAATAGGTTTTGATGGGGATGGTGACCGTATAGGAGTGGTTGATGAGAATGGTGATATTGTCTGGGGAGATAGATTAATGATTATATTTGCAAGGGATATATTACAAAAATTACCAGGTGCAAAGATAATTGGCGAGGTTAAGTGTTCTAATGTGATGTATGAAGAGATTGAAAAGGCAGGTGGAAATCCAATTATGTGGAAAACAGGTCACTCTCTTATCAAGAAAAAGATGAGAGACGAAGGAGCAGTTCTTGCAGGTGAGATGAGTGGTCATATATTTTTCAGTGATAAATACTTTGGATACGATGATGCCATATATGCATCACTTAGATTAATAGAAATAATAAAAAAATCAGGTGAACCTTACGGAGTAAGAAAACTTTTGAAAGGAGTTAAAACAATGCAAAACACACCGGAAATAAGAGTTGATTGTCCTGATGAAAAAAAGTTTATGGTTGTTGAGAAAATAAAAGATAGTTTTGCCAAGTTCGAATGTAATTTTACTGATGGAGTAAGAGTAAACTTTCCTAAAGGATGGGCTTTAATAAGGGCTTCAAATACTCAACCAGCATTGGTTTTAAGATTTGAAGCTGAAACAGAAGATGACCTTGAGAATATTAAAACAATTGTTCATCAGAAACTTTTTGAGGTGTTTCAATTTTTCAAGATATTATGA